The Myxococcales bacterium genome includes a region encoding these proteins:
- a CDS encoding TIGR03619 family F420-dependent LLM class oxidoreductase produces the protein MKHWISLVNVREVDQFVEIAKHAEEIGYYGITVADHLVMPTNITDSKYPYTPDGKIWWPEDSPWSDPWVTLTAMGVATEKLHLATNIYLAGLRDPFTSARAIAAASIFTRGRVHCGVSVGWIKEEYELLGIDFHARGRRLDETIEVMRKLWTGKSVDHKGEFFEFENALMSPAPFADIPIWSGGASKAGLRRAARNDGWLGVPLMLDKLIEIINGLKALREELGKQDDPFDICCSLIQPLTRDVEAQLEEMGAGNNMVLPWVITPWGRAPWLKDGEDVASLDVKKLAMERFANKVIHRTS, from the coding sequence ATGAAGCACTGGATTTCGCTGGTCAACGTTCGGGAAGTCGATCAGTTCGTAGAAATCGCGAAGCACGCCGAGGAGATCGGGTACTACGGAATCACGGTGGCGGATCATCTCGTGATGCCGACCAACATCACCGATTCGAAGTATCCCTATACCCCCGACGGAAAAATCTGGTGGCCCGAGGACAGCCCCTGGTCCGATCCGTGGGTGACCCTTACCGCGATGGGGGTCGCCACCGAGAAACTCCACCTGGCGACCAATATCTATCTCGCCGGGCTGCGCGACCCCTTCACCTCGGCGCGCGCGATTGCAGCGGCATCCATCTTTACCCGCGGACGTGTTCATTGCGGTGTTTCGGTGGGTTGGATCAAGGAAGAGTACGAGCTGCTCGGGATCGACTTCCATGCTCGCGGGCGACGCCTCGACGAAACCATCGAAGTGATGCGAAAGCTCTGGACGGGCAAGAGCGTCGACCACAAGGGTGAGTTCTTTGAATTCGAAAACGCCCTGATGAGCCCGGCTCCATTCGCCGACATCCCCATCTGGAGCGGCGGAGCAAGCAAGGCCGGGCTGCGCCGGGCGGCCCGCAACGACGGATGGCTCGGGGTGCCGCTGATGCTCGATAAACTGATCGAGATAATCAACGGCTTGAAAGCCCTCCGCGAAGAATTGGGAAAACAAGATGATCCGTTCGACATCTGCTGCAGTTTGATTCAACCCCTTACCCGTGACGTGGAAGCGCAGCTCGAAGAGATGGGCGCGGGCAACAACATGGTGCTGCCCTGGGTGATCACGCCATGGGGACGTGCGCCGTGGCTGAAGGACGGCGAAGACGTCGCAAGTCTCGACGTCAAAAAGCTCGCCATGGAACGATTCGCAAACAAGGTGATCCACCGTACTTCGTAA
- a CDS encoding FAD-dependent oxidoreductase, with the protein MSDFNSLFTPIKIGTMELPNRIVMAPMTVDYGLPDETPSDRQIAYYSERAAGGVGLIGLEVASVDPDHRYQQHSLGLHSDFQIAGHKKLVAAIHAHGVKAQPQLSHPGPESLAPFFKQLQAIGPSIIRTETTKQVCREITLEEIDAVVEMYGEAARRAREAGYDGIELHAAHSYMMLGSFLSPLRNHRTDEYAGSKFEGRTKLLLDVLARIREKVGSDFPITVRLSGFERQSGGREINDSQRLAPLLVKAGVDCFHVSGGVGDANITQIITGPEYGTGFNVAAATAIKQVVDVPVLVVGQNMDPHEANRIVEEGRADLIAMARALLADPQLPNKIKQGRLREINRCTLCQGCIDTMTTDFNGAGCSINPRVGKELEFPHALADVAKKVVVIGGGPGGMAAAMYACERGHQVTLLEREQELGGRFRWASTLFPRNQLFLDYLIQRVTDLPIDILLGTEANETTIRELEPDDIVVAIGGRFSAPEIPGDQESHVITGSAVLDLVARARNADPASDLGIGESVAIIGANLIGIELAEFLASRGKRVHLIEPSRRLATPAGKKRRADHCVQLDRLGVPVNTGVGVKGITKRGVELQLDAGRESLVEADTVIVVGQPQANSELADKLEGLAEHVHAIGDTTGFGLSKKAVQEALEVAFGI; encoded by the coding sequence ATGTCTGATTTCAATTCACTCTTCACACCCATCAAGATCGGCACGATGGAGCTGCCCAACCGGATCGTGATGGCGCCGATGACGGTTGACTATGGGCTTCCCGACGAAACCCCCTCCGACCGCCAGATTGCCTACTACAGCGAGCGCGCGGCCGGGGGCGTAGGTTTGATCGGCCTCGAAGTTGCAAGCGTTGACCCCGACCATCGCTATCAACAACACTCGCTCGGCCTGCATAGTGACTTCCAGATTGCGGGCCACAAAAAGTTGGTCGCCGCCATTCACGCTCATGGGGTGAAGGCGCAGCCCCAACTCTCCCATCCGGGCCCCGAATCTCTCGCCCCGTTCTTCAAGCAGTTGCAAGCGATTGGCCCCTCGATCATTCGAACCGAAACCACCAAGCAGGTCTGCCGCGAGATTACCCTCGAAGAGATCGACGCCGTGGTCGAGATGTATGGGGAGGCTGCCCGGCGAGCGCGCGAAGCGGGTTACGACGGCATTGAACTGCACGCCGCACATAGTTACATGATGCTCGGCTCGTTCCTGTCGCCCCTGCGCAACCATCGCACGGATGAATACGCGGGCAGCAAGTTCGAAGGACGCACCAAACTCCTGCTCGACGTACTCGCACGGATTCGCGAGAAGGTCGGGTCCGATTTTCCGATCACGGTGCGGTTATCGGGCTTCGAACGGCAGTCCGGCGGACGCGAAATCAACGATAGCCAGCGCCTGGCGCCGCTTCTCGTCAAAGCGGGGGTCGATTGCTTCCACGTGAGCGGTGGCGTCGGGGACGCGAACATCACCCAGATCATCACGGGACCCGAGTATGGAACCGGCTTCAACGTGGCCGCTGCGACGGCGATCAAGCAGGTGGTCGACGTACCCGTTCTGGTGGTGGGCCAGAACATGGATCCTCACGAGGCCAACCGGATCGTAGAAGAGGGGCGGGCGGATTTGATCGCAATGGCTCGCGCCCTGCTGGCAGACCCGCAGTTGCCAAACAAGATCAAGCAAGGGCGCCTGCGCGAAATCAATCGCTGCACTCTTTGCCAGGGCTGCATCGACACGATGACGACCGACTTCAACGGAGCGGGATGTTCGATCAATCCGAGGGTCGGGAAGGAACTCGAGTTTCCGCACGCTTTGGCCGACGTGGCCAAGAAGGTAGTGGTCATCGGCGGTGGGCCGGGGGGGATGGCCGCGGCGATGTACGCCTGCGAGCGGGGTCATCAGGTGACTCTCCTGGAGCGGGAACAGGAACTCGGCGGAAGGTTTCGCTGGGCCTCGACGCTATTTCCGAGAAACCAACTCTTCCTCGACTACCTGATTCAGCGCGTGACCGATTTGCCGATCGATATCTTGCTCGGCACGGAAGCCAACGAGACGACGATCAGGGAACTCGAACCCGACGACATCGTGGTGGCGATTGGCGGTCGCTTCTCGGCGCCGGAGATCCCGGGAGACCAAGAGAGTCACGTGATCACGGGCTCGGCCGTGCTCGACCTGGTGGCCCGGGCGCGCAACGCGGATCCGGCTTCGGATCTCGGCATCGGCGAGTCGGTCGCGATCATCGGTGCGAACTTGATCGGCATCGAACTGGCCGAGTTTCTCGCGAGTCGAGGCAAGCGGGTTCATCTGATCGAACCGAGTCGCCGGTTGGCCACTCCGGCGGGCAAGAAGCGAAGAGCGGATCACTGCGTTCAACTCGATCGCCTGGGTGTCCCGGTCAACACCGGCGTTGGGGTCAAGGGAATTACGAAACGAGGGGTGGAGCTTCAACTCGACGCAGGGCGAGAAAGCCTGGTCGAGGCCGATACGGTGATCGTTGTCGGCCAGCCGCAAGCAAATTCCGAGCTTGCGGACAAACTCGAAGGCCTGGCTGAACACGTGCACGCCATTGGTGACACGACGGGGTTTGGTTTGTCGAAGAAGGCGGTGCAAGAGGCGTTGGAAGTTGCTTTTGGGATTTAG
- a CDS encoding LLM class flavin-dependent oxidoreductase, with protein sequence MKFNLTLTFNPMQDYIPLAKVADELGWHSVNVGDGLFYYDETSVDYPYSDSGARYWSANTQFLDPFAIISAMGTVTQNVRFLINVLKLPVRNPLLVAKLCGTTTFITNDRLSLGVGLSPWPEDFEICGEDWKTRGARCGESIEILRKALSGEFFEHKGKYYDFPNLSINPVPNRDMPILIGGTAEPVLKRAARLADGFVSPNTTADKIKVMIEKIHGYRKEYGTDDKPFRMVSVAIDAFDLDGHKRLADMGVDECCDMPWLYYGGKFKSPLNEKIDAMKRFTDEVIGKM encoded by the coding sequence GTGAAATTCAACCTCACCCTCACCTTCAATCCGATGCAAGACTACATCCCGCTGGCCAAAGTCGCCGATGAACTCGGTTGGCACTCGGTCAACGTGGGCGACGGACTCTTCTACTATGACGAGACCTCGGTCGACTATCCCTACAGCGACAGCGGCGCTCGCTATTGGAGTGCGAACACGCAGTTCCTCGACCCCTTCGCGATCATCAGCGCGATGGGAACCGTGACGCAGAACGTTCGCTTCCTGATCAACGTGTTGAAGCTTCCGGTGCGCAACCCACTGCTCGTCGCGAAACTCTGCGGTACGACCACCTTCATCACCAACGACCGTCTTTCTCTCGGTGTCGGGCTCAGCCCGTGGCCCGAAGATTTCGAAATCTGCGGCGAAGATTGGAAGACGCGCGGTGCGCGCTGTGGAGAATCGATCGAGATTTTGCGCAAGGCACTCAGCGGCGAGTTCTTCGAGCACAAAGGCAAGTACTACGATTTTCCAAATCTCTCGATCAACCCCGTCCCCAACCGAGACATGCCGATCTTGATCGGTGGCACCGCCGAGCCGGTGCTGAAGCGCGCCGCCCGCCTCGCCGACGGTTTTGTCTCGCCCAACACGACCGCGGACAAGATCAAGGTGATGATCGAAAAGATTCACGGCTATCGCAAAGAGTACGGAACTGACGACAAACCCTTTCGCATGGTCTCCGTCGCCATCGATGCCTTCGATCTGGACGGGCACAAGCGGCTGGCTGACATGGGCGTCGACGAATGTTGTGACATGCCGTGGCTCTACTACGGCGGCAAGTTCAAGTCGCCGCTCAACGAGAAGATCGACGCCATGAAGCGCTTCACCGACGAAGTCATCGGCAAGATGTAG